In Candidatus Hydrogenedentota bacterium, the following proteins share a genomic window:
- a CDS encoding Gfo/Idh/MocA family oxidoreductase: MTTTRENAINRRHFLKTTTASAVGLTVLASGTATSYAANSRLHIGIIGCGGRGIWVGDLFQKNANAKVVAVHDYFKDRVDLAAKQLEVAGDRCHVGLDGYRQLLAGEVDAVAVESPPYFHPEQTVAALEAGKHVYLAKPIAVDAPGCLAIRDAAEAHADKLSVLVDFQTRNNPLFREAATRIHEGAIGVPVYAQAYYHCDRLGTRSDQGGDIGRLRNWCFDIALSGDIIVEQNIHVLDVANWFLNAHPVEAHGCGARRGRTDIGDCWDHFIAQYRYPNDVLLSFSSQQFAPGCDDLCTRVFGTDGAADAHYGGNVSIQSRKDHWVGGETSKIYLEGAVSNIKDFCAGIESGNLINTAESGATSTLTSVLGRMAAYTGETVTWDQMLAAAERLDPKLNPPEDGPYTKAWLNRG, translated from the coding sequence ATGACGACGACGCGCGAGAACGCAATAAACCGGCGGCATTTCCTGAAGACGACAACGGCCAGCGCCGTGGGCCTGACCGTCCTGGCCTCGGGCACGGCCACCTCGTACGCTGCGAACAGCAGACTCCACATTGGCATTATCGGCTGCGGCGGGCGCGGCATCTGGGTCGGCGACCTCTTCCAGAAGAACGCGAACGCCAAGGTCGTTGCCGTGCATGATTATTTCAAGGACCGTGTGGACTTGGCGGCAAAACAGCTCGAAGTTGCCGGGGACCGCTGCCACGTCGGCCTGGACGGCTACCGGCAATTGCTTGCGGGCGAGGTGGATGCCGTTGCCGTCGAGAGTCCGCCGTACTTTCATCCGGAGCAGACCGTGGCCGCGCTCGAGGCGGGCAAGCATGTCTACCTGGCCAAGCCGATCGCCGTGGACGCGCCCGGATGCCTCGCGATCAGGGACGCGGCCGAGGCGCACGCGGACAAGCTCAGCGTGCTGGTCGATTTCCAGACGCGCAACAACCCGCTGTTCCGCGAGGCCGCCACGCGCATTCACGAAGGCGCCATCGGCGTACCGGTCTACGCGCAGGCCTACTACCACTGCGACCGGCTCGGCACGCGCAGCGATCAGGGCGGCGACATCGGGCGCCTGCGCAATTGGTGCTTCGACATCGCGCTGTCCGGCGACATCATCGTCGAGCAGAACATCCACGTGCTCGACGTGGCCAACTGGTTCCTCAACGCACATCCCGTCGAGGCGCACGGCTGCGGCGCCCGCCGCGGACGCACCGACATCGGCGACTGCTGGGACCATTTCATTGCCCAGTACCGCTATCCGAATGACGTGCTGCTCAGTTTCAGTTCCCAGCAGTTCGCGCCCGGCTGCGACGACCTCTGCACGCGCGTGTTCGGCACGGACGGCGCGGCGGACGCGCACTACGGCGGCAACGTGTCTATTCAGTCGCGCAAGGACCACTGGGTCGGCGGCGAGACGAGCAAGATTTACCTGGAAGGCGCCGTCAGCAACATCAAGGACTTCTGCGCGGGTATCGAGAGCGGAAACCTGATTAATACCGCCGAATCCGGCGCGACCAGCACGCTTACGTCCGTGCTCGGGCGCATGGCCGCGTATACCGGTGAGACGGTCACGTGGGACCAGATGCTCGCCGCGGCGGAAAGGCTCGATCCAAAGCTCAACCCGCCGGAAGACGGCCCCTACACCAAGGCCTGGTTGAATCGGGGGTGA